A genomic window from Peromyscus maniculatus bairdii isolate BWxNUB_F1_BW_parent chromosome 1, HU_Pman_BW_mat_3.1, whole genome shotgun sequence includes:
- the LOC107401232 gene encoding uncharacterized protein LOC107401232, with translation MVGVRPDAWSHAPFFLFLSPEGRQVGGRAEAHLGPSSRGFARSRTRAHKGRRARKARRDQGPPGLTAAAAPRHPPTPATRARSSLGARRPPRSPAPGHRPTVRAQHPGKVGRGGGGRRSEVRAQPPAGGGGRAPPPPPPSCLPRLTCVLGGVLTAPLPPRRGEGPLWVAAFPASNSPQGRRESHPRARAAPSHAAEGRSVGWGKSRAATPGDPAAAAAAAPEASPKWPPPSRPPPPLPPPPPPRLVIATAGAARPLAIHNPANLKLKSKRCSCLSLGPTVSHIKNPFERLRR, from the exons ATGGTGGGCGTGCGCCCGGATGCTTGGTCTCATGCcccctttttcctcttcctctccccggAGGGGAGGCAGGTCGGTGGGCGGGCAGAAGCGCACCTGGGTCCGTCCTCTCGGGGCTTTGCTCGCTCACGCACGCGTGCGCACAAGGGCAGGAGGGCGAGGAAGGCGCGCCGGGACCAGGGGCCACCCGGCCTGACAGCCGCCGCCGCGCCgcgccacccccccacccccgcgacGCGCGCTCGGTCCTCCCTGGGCGCGCGCCGGCCGCCTCGCTCACCGGCCCCCGGGCACCGGCCGACGGTGCGCGCGCAGCACCCcgggaaggtggggaggggagggggggggaggcgcTCGGAGGTGCGCGCGCAGCCGCCCGCCGGGGGAGGGGgacgtgcgccgccgccgccgccgccatcttgTCTCCCTCGCCTTACCTGCGTCCTCGGGGGCGTGCTCACCGCCCCCCTCCCGCCGAGGAGGGGGGAGGGCCCCCTCTGGGTCGCCGCCTTCCCCGCCTCGAATTCCCCTCAGGGCCGCCGTGAGAGCCACCCCCGGGCTCGCGCCGCTCCGAGTCACGCCGCGGAGGGGCGATCGGTCGGTTGGGGAAAAAGCAGAGCCGCGACTCCCGGCGaccccgccgccgctgccgccgccgctccCGAGGCCTCACCAAAATGGCCGCCGCCTTCTCGGCCGCCaccgccactaccaccaccaccaccaccaaggctcGTTATCGCTACCGCCGGAGCGGCCCGTCCTCTCGCGATACACA ATCCAGCTAACCTTAAACTCAAGAGcaagagatgctcctgcctcagcctaggaCCAAcg GTTTCCCACATTAAGAACCCCTTTGAAAGGCTGAGAAGATAG